The Hydrogenobacter thermophilus TK-6 genome window below encodes:
- a CDS encoding NAD(P)H-dependent flavin oxidoreductase — protein MSLPPLRIGKKKAEIPIIQGGMGVGISWEKLAGAVAREGAVGVVSAVGTGYRHPSMVKRDRFGRPIGSIYTHSKEALTKIIQDAKKLSEGRGLIGVNILCAITDYGRVAQDAVEAGADLIISGAGLPMKLPEYVGDADVALVPIVSSARAMNLICRSWEKKYKRLPDAVVLEGPKSGGHQGFKYEECFMDEYQLENLFPSVLEEAKRWGNIPVIVAGGVWSYQDIKHYIERGAAGVQMATRFIATYECDAPLIYKEVVLNADEEDIILLKSPVGYPLRVIKTPFVERLLAGYNGWNGCVSHCITPCNKGEEAKKVGFCIADRLGAAWLGNYEEGIFISGANGHLLKKQGIISVKELLEMLTGKRPDPTLQAEAFIK, from the coding sequence ATGAGTTTACCACCCTTAAGGATAGGAAAGAAGAAGGCAGAAATACCCATAATACAGGGCGGTATGGGGGTAGGTATATCTTGGGAAAAGCTTGCGGGTGCAGTTGCCAGAGAAGGTGCTGTAGGAGTTGTATCTGCGGTAGGCACAGGTTATAGACACCCCAGCATGGTAAAGAGGGATAGATTCGGAAGACCAATAGGTTCTATATACACACACAGCAAAGAAGCCCTCACGAAGATAATACAGGACGCCAAAAAATTGTCAGAAGGCAGAGGACTCATAGGTGTAAATATACTGTGTGCCATAACTGATTATGGAAGGGTTGCGCAGGATGCGGTAGAGGCTGGCGCAGACCTCATCATATCGGGTGCGGGGCTTCCTATGAAACTACCCGAGTATGTAGGAGATGCGGACGTAGCCTTGGTTCCAATAGTTTCGTCTGCGAGGGCTATGAACCTAATATGCAGGTCTTGGGAGAAAAAGTACAAAAGGCTACCAGATGCCGTGGTGCTTGAAGGTCCAAAATCTGGCGGTCATCAGGGTTTTAAGTACGAAGAGTGCTTCATGGATGAGTACCAGCTTGAAAATCTCTTTCCTTCTGTCCTTGAGGAAGCCAAAAGGTGGGGGAACATACCTGTGATAGTTGCAGGAGGAGTTTGGAGCTATCAGGATATAAAGCATTACATAGAGCGTGGTGCTGCAGGCGTTCAGATGGCTACCAGATTCATAGCTACCTACGAGTGCGATGCACCGCTCATATACAAAGAGGTGGTGCTTAATGCAGACGAAGAAGACATAATACTTCTCAAGTCTCCTGTAGGTTATCCTTTAAGGGTGATAAAAACTCCTTTTGTGGAGAGACTTCTTGCTGGGTACAACGGTTGGAATGGCTGTGTTTCCCACTGTATAACACCCTGCAACAAGGGTGAAGAGGCAAAAAAGGTAGGGTTTTGCATAGCAGATAGATTGGGTGCTGCTTGGCTTGGAAATTACGAGGAAGGTATATTTATAAGCGGTGCCAACGGCCACCTTCTTAAAAAACAGGGTATAATATCAGTAAAAGAGCTTTTGGAGATGTTGACAGGAAAAAGACCCGACCCTACTCTTCAAGCTGAAGCTTTCATCAAATGA
- a CDS encoding DUF2905 domain-containing protein encodes MEQMGKYIALTGVVLLVVGLLMMFAQKLPLGLGRLPGDIVIKKDNFTFYFPLATSILLSIILTLILNLLFRK; translated from the coding sequence ATGGAGCAGATGGGAAAGTATATAGCCCTAACAGGTGTAGTTCTTCTTGTAGTAGGTCTTCTTATGATGTTTGCTCAAAAGCTTCCATTGGGTTTGGGGAGGCTTCCGGGAGATATAGTCATAAAAAAGGATAACTTTACCTTTTACTTCCCGCTTGCCACATCCATACTTCTGAGCATAATTCTTACGCTAATACTCAACCTTCTCTTCAGAAAGTGA
- the trmFO gene encoding FADH(2)-oxidizing methylenetetrahydrofolate--tRNA-(uracil(54)-C(5))-methyltransferase TrmFO — protein sequence MERAIVIGAGLAGSEAAYRLACEGIKVLLYEMRPKVQTPAHKTDKFAELVCSNTLGSTELTSGSGLLKAEMEILGSLVLEASRYAYVPAGSALGVDRELFSEYITQKLTNHPNIEIIREEVKKIPRDQVVVVATGPLTSDDLALDIKELVNQEYLYFYDAISPIVEADSVDFSKGFWGSRYGKGGEDYFNCTLTEEEYRVFYQELLKAQKVATKDFEKAVYFEGCMPIEELAERGYKTLLFGPMKPVGLWDKTKGERPFAVVQLRKENREGTLLSLVGFQTRMTYSEQKRVLRLIPCLRNAVFVRLGSMHRNTFIQSNKVLTPFLNMRKMENIFFAGQITGVEGYIASAATGILAGINAGRLLKGLKPVYPPEETMLGSLIKYITTKEGQLQPMSPVMGLLPPLEIKVKDKLLRKKLLAERALKALKDFMEELSLSEEKVEY from the coding sequence ATGGAAAGGGCTATAGTGATCGGTGCAGGGCTTGCAGGTTCAGAAGCTGCCTACAGATTGGCTTGTGAGGGGATTAAGGTGCTCCTTTACGAAATGAGACCTAAAGTGCAGACACCTGCTCACAAGACGGATAAGTTTGCTGAACTTGTGTGTAGTAATACGCTTGGAAGCACGGAGCTTACCTCAGGAAGTGGGCTTTTAAAGGCTGAGATGGAAATCTTGGGGTCCTTGGTGCTGGAAGCAAGCAGATACGCTTATGTACCGGCCGGAAGCGCTCTTGGAGTTGACAGAGAGCTTTTTTCTGAGTACATAACACAAAAGCTCACAAACCATCCCAATATAGAAATAATCAGAGAGGAAGTAAAGAAGATACCAAGAGACCAGGTTGTAGTGGTTGCCACCGGACCACTCACATCTGATGACCTTGCTCTTGATATAAAGGAACTTGTAAATCAAGAGTACCTCTACTTTTACGATGCTATATCTCCCATAGTAGAAGCGGATAGCGTAGATTTTAGTAAAGGTTTTTGGGGCTCACGGTACGGGAAAGGTGGTGAAGACTACTTTAATTGCACCTTAACGGAAGAGGAGTACAGAGTATTTTACCAAGAGCTTTTAAAGGCGCAAAAGGTAGCTACAAAAGACTTTGAAAAAGCGGTTTACTTTGAGGGGTGCATGCCCATAGAGGAACTTGCGGAGAGAGGTTACAAAACTCTGCTCTTTGGTCCCATGAAGCCTGTGGGACTTTGGGATAAAACTAAGGGTGAAAGACCTTTTGCAGTTGTGCAGCTCAGAAAGGAAAACAGAGAAGGAACGCTTCTCTCTTTGGTGGGCTTTCAAACTAGGATGACTTACTCGGAGCAAAAAAGGGTCCTTAGGTTAATTCCCTGTCTTAGGAATGCAGTTTTTGTAAGGCTTGGATCTATGCACAGAAACACCTTTATACAGTCCAACAAGGTGCTAACACCCTTTCTCAATATGAGGAAGATGGAAAATATCTTCTTTGCAGGACAGATCACTGGTGTGGAGGGGTACATAGCCTCGGCAGCGACAGGTATACTGGCAGGTATAAACGCCGGAAGGCTCCTTAAGGGTCTAAAGCCTGTGTATCCACCCGAGGAAACCATGCTGGGATCTTTGATAAAGTACATAACCACCAAAGAAGGACAGCTTCAACCTATGTCCCCTGTCATGGGGCTTTTGCCACCTCTTGAGATAAAAGTAAAAGATAAGCTTCTTAGAAAAAAGCTCCTTGCTGAGAGAGCGCTGAAGGCACTTAAGGATTTTATGGAGGAACTTTCACTTTCTGAAGAGAAGGTTGAGTATTAG
- a CDS encoding ABC transporter permease: MAHLFDLVYVLTQKEIKVRYKNSVLGYFWSVMHPLAFALMFYLAFKVFMKVQVEDYPLFLITGLFPWQWFSNSVSSSLFVLIDNASLIKKLNFPRELIPLSSVINHSFHFLLSLPIILLFMYIYDKSPAWWLPVGVVCLFLPQFFINYGISLAVSSLHLFFRDLDRLVSILITLLFYLTPVVYSESMVPDNYSFILYLNPVAGLLINWRRLFLGQPLDVSFLLLSFLYAFVIFLSGYVLFKKLSWRFAEVL, encoded by the coding sequence ATGGCACACTTGTTTGATTTGGTGTATGTACTTACCCAAAAGGAGATAAAGGTTAGATATAAAAACAGCGTATTGGGGTACTTTTGGTCCGTGATGCATCCTTTAGCTTTTGCCCTCATGTTTTACTTAGCTTTTAAAGTTTTTATGAAGGTTCAAGTAGAAGATTATCCCCTATTTCTCATAACGGGATTATTTCCTTGGCAGTGGTTCTCCAACTCGGTAAGCTCCTCCCTATTTGTGCTTATAGATAACGCCTCTCTCATAAAAAAGCTCAACTTTCCAAGAGAGCTTATACCCCTTTCGTCAGTTATAAACCACTCTTTCCACTTCCTTCTTTCTCTGCCCATCATCCTGCTTTTTATGTATATCTATGACAAAAGCCCCGCTTGGTGGCTTCCCGTAGGTGTGGTATGCCTCTTTTTGCCACAGTTTTTCATCAATTACGGTATTTCCCTGGCAGTATCTTCTCTGCACCTTTTCTTTAGGGATTTGGACAGATTGGTAAGCATCCTTATAACTCTCCTCTTTTATCTCACCCCCGTTGTTTATAGCGAAAGTATGGTGCCTGATAATTACAGTTTCATACTGTATCTTAATCCGGTTGCAGGACTTTTGATAAACTGGAGAAGGCTCTTTTTGGGACAGCCTCTGGATGTTTCCTTTCTTCTGCTAAGCTTTCTTTACGCCTTTGTGATTTTCCTTTCAGGCTATGTTCTTTTTAAAAAGCTATCTTGGAGGTTTGCAGAGGTATTGTGA
- a CDS encoding ABC transporter ATP-binding protein produces MDEVVIFKGVSKSYPFYSRVTAGLKKFLFTLPSSLKELRGRSFEALRDVSFEVYRGETFGIVGKNGAGKSTILGLIAGVLKPTKGEVMVKGKVYPLLELGAGFHKDLSGRENILLNGVLMGMTRREVMKKMDSIIEFSELWEFIDQPLRTYSSGMVARLAFSVVAHLDPDILLVDEVLAVGDVNFQKKCLRKMEEFKDKGVTIIFVSHSPEDIKSICDRVMWIDNHTVRYIGKAEEVLEEYLKYCKILMT; encoded by the coding sequence ATGGATGAGGTGGTTATCTTTAAAGGGGTAAGTAAGTCCTATCCCTTTTATTCCCGTGTAACTGCAGGGTTGAAAAAGTTTCTCTTTACACTTCCCTCCTCACTGAAGGAGCTAAGAGGTCGCAGTTTTGAGGCTCTCAGAGATGTATCCTTTGAGGTTTACAGAGGTGAGACCTTTGGAATAGTAGGTAAAAACGGTGCAGGTAAAAGTACTATACTTGGTTTGATAGCGGGTGTGCTAAAGCCCACTAAGGGTGAGGTGATGGTAAAGGGTAAGGTCTATCCCCTTCTGGAGCTTGGTGCAGGTTTTCACAAGGATCTGTCTGGTAGGGAAAACATACTTCTAAACGGTGTACTCATGGGTATGACAAGAAGGGAAGTGATGAAAAAGATGGACAGCATAATAGAGTTTTCTGAGCTTTGGGAGTTCATAGACCAGCCTTTGAGAACTTATTCATCGGGTATGGTGGCAAGGCTTGCCTTCTCCGTTGTGGCACATCTGGACCCAGACATTCTGCTTGTGGATGAGGTTTTGGCAGTTGGTGATGTGAATTTTCAGAAAAAGTGCCTGAGAAAGATGGAAGAATTCAAAGATAAAGGAGTAACCATAATTTTTGTTTCACACTCACCTGAAGACATAAAAAGCATCTGCGATAGAGTTATGTGGATAGATAATCACACAGTTCGTTATATAGGAAAGGCTGAAGAAGTCTTAGAAGAATATCTTAAATATTGTAAAATACTCATGACATGA
- the secF gene encoding protein translocase subunit SecF, translated as MRQIDFMSLRFYAYVFSALLVLLSFLSLYWKGLNLGLDFTGGTVIEVRYSPKIDIGKVREAIQKAGLSSVQVQDTASGTVLVKLKLGESREVALQVLKKLGNAEIVSMQTIGGVISDELRKKAIWSLLVAIGGIMLYLGYRFEPVWAFSGVVALAHDVLVVVGAYSLTQREISLDVVASFLIVAGYSMSDTVVVFDRIRESLRVRKATDLKQVINLSINQTLSRTLMTSLTVLVVAIALFLLGGPALSNIMFAFVIGIAVGTLSSIFVASALMLDIKSKLFKVGLQKT; from the coding sequence ATGAGACAAATAGACTTTATGAGTTTGAGATTTTACGCTTATGTTTTTTCTGCGCTCCTCGTACTTTTAAGCTTTCTTTCCCTGTATTGGAAGGGACTCAATCTGGGACTTGACTTTACGGGTGGGACGGTGATTGAGGTAAGGTACTCTCCTAAGATAGACATAGGTAAGGTGAGGGAAGCGATTCAAAAGGCGGGTCTTAGCTCAGTGCAGGTTCAAGATACGGCTTCGGGCACGGTTCTTGTAAAGCTCAAGTTGGGGGAATCAAGGGAGGTAGCCTTACAAGTCCTCAAAAAGCTTGGAAATGCCGAAATAGTGAGCATGCAAACCATAGGTGGTGTGATAAGCGATGAGTTAAGGAAGAAAGCTATATGGTCTCTCTTGGTAGCCATAGGTGGAATAATGCTTTACCTGGGATACAGATTTGAGCCTGTATGGGCTTTTAGCGGTGTAGTAGCTCTTGCTCACGATGTGCTGGTGGTTGTAGGTGCTTACTCCCTCACTCAAAGGGAAATAAGCTTAGATGTTGTAGCTTCCTTTCTTATAGTAGCAGGATACTCCATGTCAGATACGGTTGTGGTTTTTGATAGGATAAGGGAAAGCCTGAGGGTGAGAAAGGCAACAGACTTAAAGCAGGTAATAAACTTATCTATAAACCAGACGCTATCAAGAACGCTAATGACTTCTCTGACGGTGCTTGTAGTTGCCATCGCTTTATTTCTTCTTGGCGGACCTGCATTATCCAACATAATGTTTGCCTTTGTCATAGGTATAGCGGTAGGCACGCTTTCTTCCATATTTGTTGCAAGCGCTCTGATGCTGGACATAAAGAGTAAGCTCTTTAAAGTGGGGCTTCAAAAAACTTAG
- a CDS encoding YfgM family protein, which yields MGYSVIRIALLLAGVCLLVGAFLGWRWWESRRLSKISYQEYQIRREIQSGNYQEAQKLIKKVAEEESPYTPLVLSYRLYLEREGGLQVDEVKTLQSIISSLKDKDILSLYRERLAYAYFTAGNYQKALELLESIKGDSLNYYSAQILKGLVLEKVGRRDEAKAVYSQVEKMAKGTYFGNIASALLMEER from the coding sequence ATGGGATACTCAGTTATAAGGATTGCGTTGCTGTTGGCGGGGGTCTGTCTCTTGGTGGGTGCTTTTTTGGGGTGGAGGTGGTGGGAAAGCAGAAGGCTCTCTAAGATCTCCTATCAGGAATACCAGATAAGACGGGAAATACAGTCTGGAAACTATCAGGAAGCTCAAAAGCTTATAAAGAAGGTGGCAGAGGAAGAATCGCCCTATACGCCTCTTGTTTTGTCTTACCGGCTTTACTTGGAGCGAGAGGGAGGTCTCCAAGTAGATGAGGTAAAAACTCTCCAAAGCATAATAAGCTCTCTGAAGGATAAGGACATTTTATCCTTATACAGGGAGAGGCTTGCCTACGCTTACTTTACTGCAGGAAACTACCAGAAAGCCCTTGAGCTTTTAGAGAGCATTAAGGGGGATAGCTTAAATTACTATTCGGCGCAGATTCTGAAAGGCTTAGTGCTTGAGAAAGTGGGTAGAAGAGACGAAGCAAAGGCAGTTTACTCACAGGTGGAGAAAATGGCAAAAGGCACTTACTTTGGCAACATTGCCTCCGCTCTTCTGATGGAGGAAAGGTGA
- the glyS gene encoding glycine--tRNA ligase subunit beta, translating into MDLLIEIGTEELPAKVINHILEYLKESFGEVLGRKDAKLYGTPRRLALYYRDFENASILQEEVVVGPPVSVAYDSEGKPTRALLGFLQRVSASSEDVMRIRKGDAEYIAIRKVYEGKKPLDALAERFEDILLSAPLPKRMRWDKSGLSFLRPIRWICALYGGEVVPLSFGSVKASRKTKGHRFLSQGWIELKDASEYEEKLKENYVIPDFKERLGMILAFLKEESYSLGGYPEYPEGLDQEVANLVEFPFAVVGELEEKYLELPERVIVTVLAHHQRFFCIKKEGRLLPNFIGISGNLPKDSLIVMGYQKVIRARLEDALFFYREDLKVKLEHLVDKLSQVVFHPKAGNMLEKTQRLVYLSEEIGRHLMLNEETIAKIKRASYLSKADLLTNMVKEFDELQGYMGYIYATLQGEDKDVSYAIYEHYLPMPESTVGKVLSLADKIDSIVMFIKAGEIPSGSSDPYGLRRHAYGIFAIMEDALWDIDLRKLIEKFYGGTNPQLEAFLRGRLEAYLEVYGYDVVRAVLEVHDPLKPLSCIKMVKRIASLKEEQKFKDVVSAYRRVVRILPKEWEDSMVEEEVLKEKEEINLWEKVKELNFKAQDVLDLQPLKESVDAFFDAVLVMDKDERIKRNRLALLCNVKQLFNKFADFSMLVYEEV; encoded by the coding sequence ATGGACCTGCTCATAGAGATAGGTACGGAGGAGCTTCCAGCTAAGGTGATAAACCACATATTGGAATATCTAAAAGAATCCTTTGGAGAAGTGCTTGGAAGAAAAGATGCCAAGCTTTATGGAACCCCAAGGAGGTTAGCTCTTTACTACAGGGACTTTGAGAATGCAAGTATCTTGCAGGAGGAGGTGGTTGTTGGACCTCCTGTGAGCGTGGCTTACGATAGCGAAGGAAAGCCAACAAGGGCACTTTTGGGCTTTTTGCAAAGGGTTTCTGCGTCTTCTGAAGATGTTATGAGAATACGCAAAGGTGATGCTGAGTACATAGCCATTAGGAAAGTTTATGAGGGGAAAAAACCACTGGATGCTTTAGCGGAACGCTTTGAGGATATACTGCTCTCTGCACCTCTTCCTAAAAGGATGAGGTGGGACAAGAGTGGTTTGAGTTTTTTAAGACCTATAAGGTGGATCTGCGCCCTTTACGGTGGAGAAGTTGTGCCTCTGAGTTTTGGGAGTGTAAAAGCCAGCAGAAAAACCAAAGGTCACAGGTTCCTCTCACAGGGATGGATAGAGCTAAAAGATGCCTCTGAGTATGAGGAAAAGCTAAAGGAAAACTATGTGATACCAGACTTTAAAGAGAGGCTTGGTATGATCCTTGCCTTCCTCAAAGAGGAAAGCTACTCTTTGGGTGGATATCCCGAATATCCAGAGGGGCTTGACCAGGAGGTGGCTAACTTGGTGGAATTTCCCTTTGCGGTGGTGGGTGAGTTGGAGGAAAAATATTTAGAGCTTCCGGAGAGAGTTATAGTTACCGTTCTTGCACATCATCAGAGATTTTTCTGTATAAAAAAGGAAGGAAGGCTTTTACCTAACTTCATAGGCATAAGCGGAAACCTGCCAAAGGACAGCCTGATAGTGATGGGTTATCAAAAGGTCATAAGAGCAAGGTTGGAAGATGCCCTCTTTTTTTATAGGGAGGATCTGAAGGTAAAACTTGAACATTTAGTGGATAAGCTTTCACAGGTGGTCTTCCATCCAAAAGCTGGCAACATGCTGGAAAAGACCCAGAGGCTGGTTTATTTATCGGAAGAGATAGGAAGGCATTTAATGCTAAACGAAGAGACAATTGCTAAGATAAAAAGAGCCTCTTACCTTTCAAAGGCAGATCTGCTTACCAACATGGTAAAGGAGTTTGACGAACTTCAGGGTTATATGGGATACATTTACGCCACTTTGCAGGGTGAAGACAAAGATGTATCCTATGCAATTTATGAGCATTATCTTCCTATGCCTGAAAGCACCGTTGGAAAGGTGCTTTCTCTGGCTGACAAGATAGATAGCATTGTCATGTTTATAAAGGCAGGCGAGATACCTTCCGGTAGCTCAGACCCCTATGGTTTGAGGAGACATGCTTATGGTATCTTTGCCATAATGGAAGATGCACTATGGGACATAGACCTCAGAAAGCTTATAGAAAAGTTCTATGGAGGTACAAATCCTCAGTTGGAAGCCTTTTTAAGGGGGAGGCTTGAAGCTTATCTTGAAGTGTATGGATACGATGTTGTAAGAGCTGTTCTTGAAGTCCACGACCCTTTAAAACCTTTGAGCTGTATAAAGATGGTTAAAAGGATTGCCAGTTTAAAAGAAGAGCAGAAATTTAAAGATGTAGTGAGCGCTTACAGAAGGGTGGTTAGGATACTACCCAAAGAGTGGGAGGACAGCATGGTAGAGGAGGAGGTACTTAAAGAAAAAGAGGAGATAAACCTGTGGGAGAAGGTAAAAGAGCTAAACTTTAAAGCTCAAGATGTACTGGACCTTCAGCCTCTTAAAGAAAGCGTAGATGCTTTTTTTGACGCAGTTCTCGTTATGGATAAAGATGAAAGAATTAAAAGAAATAGGCTGGCTCTTCTTTGTAATGTCAAGCAGTTATTTAATAAATTTGCTGACTTTAGCATGTTAGTTTACGAGGAGGTATAA
- the ppsA gene encoding pyruvate, water dikinase codes for MAKRYLVWLDEVSIEDIPLVGGKNASLGEMIKNLSQLGINIPYGFVVTSEAYYEFVRYNQLEEEIKGILKGLDTSNVEDLARRGHQIRELIRGGEFPKEVEDLIKKYYSKLSERYGSFAVDVAVRSSATAEDLPHASFAGQQETYLNVVGAENVLTAIKNGFASLFTDRAISYRESFGFDHFKVGIAMGVQKMVRSDMGASGVMFTLDTESGFKDVVVINAAYGLGELMVQGAITPDEYMVFKPTLQAGYSAIIEKKLGRKDRKMVYGVGSERTKIVNVPISDQKQFALTDEEILKLAKWSVLIEEHYSKKNGRWTPMDIEWAKDGILNELFIVQARPETVHSRKEERVLKVYKFTEPVESREKKRIVYGIAVGDKIATGRVRVIHDLKDAGKFQEGEVLVTDITDPDWEPIMKKASAIITNRGGRTAHAAIVARELGIPAVVGTHKATEILKSGMQVTVSCAEGEIGYVYEGYIPYEVEEINLENLPRPKTKIMMNVGNPESAFKYSFIPNDGVGLAREEFIIANYIKIHPLALLHYQELKELLTLLEKEKLIDERGYCLMSSIQNYAKSPLLEKLAKGKDRKPIPLKRIIEDIENLTFGYEDKAQYFVKKLSYGIAKISAAFYPNPVIVRFSDFKSNEYRGLIGGELFEPEEENPMLGWRGASRYYSDTYKEAFGLECQAILRVRNKMGLTNTKVMIPFCRTPEEGQRVLKVMEEFKLRRGDNGLEVYVMAELPSNVLLADEFAEIFDGFSIGSNDLTQLTLGLDRDSALVAHLYDERNEAVKRLISQLIKVAKEKGKKVGICGQGPSDFPEFAAFLVDEGIDSISLNPDSVLKTMLVVTKAEEKMRGAII; via the coding sequence ATGGCTAAGCGCTATTTGGTTTGGCTTGATGAGGTAAGCATTGAGGACATACCCTTAGTGGGTGGAAAGAATGCTTCCCTCGGAGAGATGATAAAAAATCTCTCTCAGCTGGGCATAAACATACCCTACGGCTTTGTGGTTACCTCCGAAGCTTACTATGAATTTGTAAGATATAACCAATTAGAAGAAGAGATAAAGGGCATACTTAAAGGACTTGACACGAGTAATGTAGAGGACCTTGCCAGAAGAGGACATCAGATAAGAGAGCTCATCAGAGGTGGAGAGTTTCCCAAAGAGGTGGAAGACCTTATAAAGAAATACTACAGCAAGCTCTCTGAAAGGTATGGCTCTTTTGCGGTGGATGTGGCAGTAAGATCCTCTGCAACCGCTGAGGACCTACCTCACGCCTCCTTTGCGGGTCAGCAAGAGACCTACCTCAATGTGGTGGGTGCGGAAAATGTCCTCACAGCCATAAAGAACGGTTTTGCATCGCTGTTTACCGACAGAGCCATATCCTACAGAGAATCCTTTGGTTTTGATCACTTTAAAGTGGGTATAGCCATGGGGGTCCAAAAGATGGTAAGGTCAGATATGGGTGCATCGGGGGTGATGTTCACCCTTGACACGGAATCAGGATTTAAGGATGTGGTGGTCATAAATGCTGCTTACGGGCTTGGTGAGCTTATGGTTCAAGGTGCCATAACGCCTGACGAGTACATGGTTTTCAAACCCACATTGCAAGCGGGGTATTCTGCTATAATAGAGAAAAAGCTGGGTCGCAAAGACAGAAAAATGGTTTACGGAGTGGGAAGTGAGAGGACAAAAATAGTTAATGTACCCATATCGGACCAAAAACAGTTCGCTCTGACAGATGAAGAGATCCTCAAGCTGGCAAAATGGAGCGTTCTCATAGAAGAGCACTACTCAAAGAAGAACGGAAGATGGACGCCTATGGACATTGAGTGGGCAAAGGACGGGATTCTCAACGAGCTTTTTATAGTCCAGGCAAGACCTGAAACAGTGCATTCAAGAAAAGAAGAGAGAGTGCTGAAGGTTTACAAGTTTACAGAGCCTGTTGAAAGCAGAGAGAAAAAGAGGATAGTGTACGGCATAGCTGTAGGTGATAAGATTGCCACAGGTAGAGTTAGAGTCATACACGACCTTAAGGATGCTGGAAAGTTTCAGGAAGGGGAGGTGTTGGTTACTGATATTACAGACCCCGATTGGGAACCCATAATGAAGAAAGCATCCGCCATAATCACCAACAGGGGAGGAAGAACTGCACACGCAGCCATAGTGGCAAGAGAGCTGGGCATTCCGGCTGTGGTGGGAACGCACAAGGCAACAGAAATACTCAAAAGCGGTATGCAAGTAACAGTTTCCTGTGCGGAAGGTGAGATAGGATATGTTTACGAAGGATATATACCCTATGAGGTGGAAGAGATAAACCTTGAGAATCTGCCAAGACCAAAAACCAAGATTATGATGAATGTGGGCAATCCTGAATCCGCCTTCAAGTACTCTTTTATACCCAATGATGGAGTGGGACTTGCCAGGGAAGAATTTATAATTGCCAACTACATAAAGATACATCCCTTGGCTCTGCTCCATTATCAGGAACTCAAAGAACTTTTAACCCTTCTTGAAAAAGAAAAGCTCATAGACGAAAGGGGCTACTGTCTCATGTCTTCCATCCAGAACTATGCCAAAAGTCCCCTTTTAGAAAAGCTTGCCAAGGGCAAGGATAGAAAGCCCATACCTTTAAAGAGGATCATAGAAGACATTGAGAATCTAACCTTTGGATACGAGGACAAAGCACAGTACTTTGTAAAGAAGCTTTCCTACGGGATAGCAAAGATATCCGCAGCCTTTTATCCTAACCCAGTTATAGTGAGGTTTTCTGACTTTAAGTCCAACGAATACAGAGGTCTCATAGGTGGGGAGCTTTTTGAACCCGAAGAGGAAAACCCCATGCTGGGCTGGAGAGGAGCATCAAGATACTATTCAGACACTTACAAAGAAGCCTTTGGACTTGAGTGCCAGGCTATCCTTAGAGTGCGCAACAAGATGGGACTCACCAATACGAAAGTTATGATACCCTTCTGCAGGACACCTGAGGAGGGACAAAGGGTGCTTAAAGTCATGGAAGAGTTTAAGTTAAGGAGAGGAGATAACGGCCTGGAAGTTTATGTCATGGCGGAACTTCCCAGCAATGTACTTCTTGCGGATGAGTTTGCAGAGATCTTTGACGGCTTTTCCATAGGCTCCAACGACCTTACTCAGCTCACCTTGGGATTGGATAGAGATTCAGCACTTGTAGCTCACCTTTACGATGAGAGAAACGAAGCGGTAAAGAGGCTTATATCTCAGCTTATTAAAGTGGCAAAAGAGAAGGGGAAAAAGGTAGGCATCTGTGGACAGGGACCTTCTGACTTCCCTGAATTTGCCGCCTTTCTGGTTGATGAGGGAATAGACAGCATATCCCTAAATCCAGATTCGGTGCTAAAGACTATGCTTGTGGTAACAAAAGCAGAAGAAAAGATGAGGGGGGCAATAATATGA